The Nitrospira defluvii genome contains a region encoding:
- a CDS encoding non-ribosomal peptide synthetase — MQQEIEIEGLRLSPQQKRLWLWQQQGHLSLGRAVVTLDGAFDEEAVLAALRRVIARHNSLRTTFYRQPGMKVPFQVVHEAGGVDWHVLDLRHLTRDGEREEALEQVAHRRDAPDWERGPLVRAVFCRWTETHARVLLDIPGLCADAKSLSNMVAELSRALDGDLGDLGDDPVQYGQFSEWQHELIEAEEAVQGRAWWSRCSSAGFDHVVLPFEREPSLTESDAGRRPIHRALSTAAIRRLQDRAADAHVSLPVLLYGCWSALLSRMTGSREVTCWWRTDGRPYEELSEGIGLFERWLPLPFRIEGNMALGDLLSLLSRQQAQAEDWQQYYAGRSEDEELQAVRDAIGFEYSRRPTPHRTVAGLIALAEGSLCAEPFKLRLACLEDATGLAMNWHVDRERIPSEMMEVLADRYVELLRGLPDRLDIAIDELEIVGAGERIRLTRELNRTAHSCQSTPLMHSLIEAQAKQNSGHTALVAGSQCLSYDALNCQANRIAQALRRRGVTIGDRVGLCIDRSADMIVAMLGVLKAGAAYVPIDPAHAAVRLAPQMAQSGATILLTRSATENPLPRFDGAILNLPEDVVDEPDEDLDLAFSPDELAYVIYTSGSTGQPKGVAVSHRSLANYTFAVTRRLGLAGRLQFATVSTLSADLGHTVIFPALTSGGCLHVIDYATATDGRSFASYLSTHPIDVLKIVPSHFKALLATSEGEAVWPRAYLIFGGETLPWDLADRVRQQATCRVINHYGPTETTVGATTTAVTDSAEPRLARSAPIGRPLDNMETYILDERLQPVPVGVAGELYVGGLGVARGYWNQPDRTAERFVPNPHASQPGSRLYRTGDRTRWLPDGSIEFLGRVDHQVKLRGFRIELGEIESVLREHPAIQDAVVTVWEDKQAEPCLAAYLVAGGLAPDARTVQDFLRARLPDYMVPALVVSLDALPLTANGKVDRKSLPAPEAGNTRATYGPPQTPTEALLADIWMEVLGCPRAGRSDNFFDLGGHSLLATQIMSRLRKMFHADLPLRIIFECPTIVELAGAIERYHQRPTTASRLIPIRPSGTRPPLYCFDPSGSHVLTYRPLAAALSLEQPVFGIDTSDFWDLRREGLSLTEFAEEYADMLIEFQPEGAFHLIGWSKGGVIALATAQTLERCGRIVEFLGIMDTHVQMRAKDDEALESLSPYLLCLPEEHQREILALDAGELHRLQQELQELPEHQRLNHAIRWAACRGYVPKDLPMDVVVRSCAITQGTRAVMEAIRCAPIMASITGWWCDETLHRYGGAPVDWAVYTTGGVDIHTANSDHMHLLGDPQVHDTLDRILKSLSIAASVFEYSDSVNEAP, encoded by the coding sequence ATGCAACAGGAAATCGAGATCGAAGGATTACGACTCTCGCCGCAACAGAAGAGGCTCTGGCTGTGGCAGCAGCAGGGGCATCTCAGCCTGGGACGAGCCGTTGTCACGCTGGACGGCGCATTCGACGAGGAAGCGGTGTTGGCGGCGCTTCGACGGGTGATCGCCCGGCACAACAGCCTGCGGACGACGTTTTACCGTCAACCGGGCATGAAGGTGCCGTTTCAGGTCGTCCATGAGGCAGGGGGCGTGGACTGGCACGTGCTCGATCTCCGTCATCTCACCCGGGACGGCGAACGCGAAGAAGCGCTGGAGCAGGTTGCCCATCGGAGGGACGCGCCTGATTGGGAACGTGGACCGCTCGTGCGCGCCGTCTTCTGTCGATGGACGGAGACCCATGCGCGGGTCCTCCTCGACATACCGGGTCTCTGTGCCGATGCCAAGTCGCTGTCGAACATGGTGGCCGAACTGAGCCGTGCGCTGGACGGAGATCTCGGCGATCTAGGGGACGACCCGGTTCAATATGGACAGTTTTCAGAATGGCAGCATGAGCTGATCGAAGCGGAAGAGGCGGTCCAGGGACGAGCCTGGTGGTCCCGGTGCAGCAGCGCCGGTTTTGATCACGTGGTCCTGCCGTTTGAACGAGAACCTTCTCTCACAGAGTCTGATGCCGGGAGGCGGCCGATCCATCGGGCGCTCTCAACGGCCGCGATCCGGCGGTTGCAGGACCGGGCCGCCGACGCTCACGTCTCTCTGCCTGTACTGTTGTATGGCTGTTGGTCAGCGCTGCTCTCTCGCATGACCGGGTCGCGCGAGGTCACCTGCTGGTGGCGAACCGATGGCCGTCCGTATGAAGAATTGTCCGAGGGGATCGGACTGTTCGAACGGTGGCTTCCGCTTCCTTTCCGGATAGAAGGGAATATGGCGCTTGGAGATCTGCTGTCGCTGTTGTCCCGCCAGCAGGCGCAAGCAGAAGACTGGCAACAATATTATGCCGGTCGGTCGGAGGACGAAGAACTGCAGGCGGTCAGGGATGCGATCGGCTTTGAGTATAGCCGTCGCCCTACGCCTCACCGGACGGTGGCCGGTCTCATCGCGCTGGCGGAGGGGTCGCTATGCGCTGAGCCCTTCAAATTGCGCCTGGCTTGTTTGGAAGATGCCACGGGCCTTGCCATGAACTGGCACGTCGACCGGGAACGGATCCCGAGCGAGATGATGGAGGTACTGGCGGATCGCTACGTCGAATTGCTACGCGGCCTTCCGGATCGGCTCGACATCGCGATCGATGAGTTGGAGATCGTCGGGGCAGGGGAACGGATCAGGCTGACGCGGGAACTCAACCGTACCGCTCACTCTTGCCAGTCCACGCCTTTGATGCACAGCCTGATCGAGGCCCAAGCGAAACAGAATTCCGGGCACACGGCCCTGGTTGCCGGCAGTCAGTGCCTGTCCTATGACGCACTCAACTGCCAGGCCAATCGGATTGCACAGGCGCTCAGACGCCGCGGTGTGACCATCGGGGACCGTGTCGGTCTCTGCATCGATCGTTCGGCGGACATGATCGTGGCGATGCTGGGCGTCCTGAAAGCCGGTGCCGCCTACGTACCGATCGATCCGGCCCATGCCGCGGTGCGACTGGCTCCGCAGATGGCCCAGAGCGGCGCGACGATTCTCTTGACCCGATCAGCCACGGAAAATCCGCTTCCTCGATTCGATGGTGCGATACTGAATCTTCCTGAGGATGTGGTAGACGAACCGGATGAGGATCTCGACCTGGCGTTCTCGCCGGACGAACTCGCCTATGTCATCTATACGTCAGGATCGACCGGCCAGCCGAAAGGGGTTGCCGTTTCCCATCGTAGTCTTGCCAACTATACGTTCGCTGTCACCAGACGATTGGGCTTGGCCGGACGGCTGCAGTTTGCCACCGTCTCCACACTGAGCGCGGATTTGGGCCACACGGTTATTTTTCCCGCACTCACCTCCGGCGGCTGCCTCCATGTGATCGACTATGCAACCGCAACCGATGGACGGTCGTTTGCCTCATACCTCAGCACACATCCCATCGATGTGCTGAAAATCGTGCCGTCCCATTTCAAGGCTCTGTTGGCGACCAGCGAAGGAGAGGCGGTCTGGCCGCGCGCCTATCTCATCTTCGGCGGTGAGACCTTGCCCTGGGATCTGGCCGATCGGGTCAGGCAACAGGCGACCTGCCGCGTCATCAACCATTATGGTCCTACGGAAACCACGGTCGGCGCCACGACCACCGCCGTGACCGATTCAGCCGAGCCGCGCCTTGCGCGGAGCGCTCCCATCGGTCGCCCTCTCGACAATATGGAGACCTACATCCTCGACGAGCGATTGCAGCCGGTGCCGGTCGGCGTGGCGGGAGAACTGTATGTGGGAGGGCTTGGGGTTGCGCGTGGCTATTGGAATCAACCGGACCGCACCGCCGAACGGTTCGTCCCCAATCCGCATGCCTCTCAACCAGGATCACGCCTCTATCGAACCGGCGATCGAACCAGGTGGCTGCCGGACGGCTCGATCGAATTTCTAGGCCGAGTGGACCACCAAGTGAAACTCCGGGGATTCCGGATCGAACTCGGAGAAATCGAGTCGGTACTGCGGGAGCATCCCGCTATTCAGGATGCCGTCGTTACCGTATGGGAGGACAAGCAGGCCGAACCGTGCCTGGCTGCCTATCTCGTGGCCGGGGGGCTGGCGCCAGATGCCCGAACGGTTCAAGACTTTCTGCGCGCTCGCCTGCCGGATTACATGGTACCGGCGCTGGTGGTGTCGCTCGACGCGTTGCCGTTGACAGCGAATGGTAAGGTCGACCGGAAGTCATTGCCGGCGCCGGAAGCTGGGAATACACGCGCGACGTATGGTCCCCCCCAAACGCCGACGGAAGCCCTGCTGGCCGATATTTGGATGGAGGTGTTAGGCTGCCCGCGCGCCGGCCGTTCTGATAACTTCTTTGATCTCGGAGGCCATTCTCTGCTCGCGACTCAAATCATGTCACGACTTCGAAAGATGTTTCACGCTGACCTTCCATTACGGATCATCTTTGAATGTCCCACCATCGTTGAACTCGCAGGTGCTATTGAGCGATATCATCAAAGGCCGACCACTGCGTCACGGCTGATTCCGATTCGGCCCTCCGGCACTCGTCCCCCTTTGTATTGTTTTGATCCTTCCGGCAGCCATGTCTTGACCTATCGTCCATTGGCGGCTGCACTTTCTCTCGAGCAGCCCGTGTTCGGGATTGATACGAGCGATTTCTGGGATTTAAGGCGCGAGGGCCTCTCGTTGACCGAGTTTGCCGAGGAATATGCCGACATGCTCATTGAATTCCAACCCGAGGGCGCGTTCCATTTGATTGGTTGGTCAAAAGGTGGAGTCATTGCCCTTGCGACTGCTCAGACTTTGGAAAGATGTGGGCGAATCGTAGAATTTTTAGGCATCATGGATACTCATGTCCAGATGCGAGCCAAAGATGATGAGGCGCTTGAAAGTCTCAGTCCGTATTTGTTGTGTCTCCCCGAAGAACACCAACGGGAGATCCTCGCCTTGGATGCAGGGGAGTTGCACAGGCTGCAGCAGGAGTTACAGGAACTGCCGGAACATCAACGCCTCAATCATGCCATTCGTTGGGCGGCATGTCGTGGATATGTACCGAAAGATCTCCCCATGGACGTCGTCGTGCGTAGCTGTGCGATCACACAGGGGACGCGCGCCGTTATGGAAGCGATCCGATGCGCGCCCATCATGGCGTCAATCACGGGTTGGTGGTGTGACGAGACGTTACACCGGTATGGCGGCGCTCCTGTGGATTGGGCTGTCTATACGACGGGAGGTGTAGACATTCATACTGCGAACAGTGATCACATGCATCTGCTTGGAGACCCTCAGGTCCATGACACGCTCGATCGAATACTAAAAAGCCTGTCAATTGCCGCATCTGTTTTCGAGTATTCCGACAGCGTCAATGAGGCGCCCTGA
- a CDS encoding efflux RND transporter permease subunit produces the protein MKLSVLSIERPVLATVATLLLMLFGLLSYSRLPIREYPDFTFPVVSVLTVYQSADAQLVETDITSVLEDALSGVEGLRTLRSTSREGLSTISLEFALTRNLDAAANDVRDRVARVQYLLPQGIEPPLVMKEDSESDGIMWLAVISDRHSELDITDFAQRQLKDRLAPLPGVSSVVLDGERRYAMRIWLDPDRLASRLLTVQDVENALHTQNVSMPTGRIESTQREFSVRMGGGLERPEQFNQLILAYRDGYPVRLQDVGLAEIAAEDERKLVRVNGKPAIGLGIMKQSKANTLETARAVKRTLPSLEALLPEGMQLVTAFDSSIYIERSLREVYQSVALSVILVVLVVFLFLRSARATLIPTVAIPGSILGTFVLMQATGSSINTITLLGFVLAIGLVVDDAIVVVENVYRRIEQGLTPKEAAVEGSREIGFAVISTTLTLAAVFFPIIFLPGIVGRLFSELGIAVAGSVLLSGFIALTLTPAMCARLLSRTVVAGSSATGSALDSAAWLQWLTGRYRSALETTLTRPSLVLLAALVSLAVSGLLLWALPSELAPLEDTGWFAIHVNTPEGSTLDYTDRYTKDTETTAARIPEMDSYYTVVARGWRPTLVTRAVTWVTLKDWSDRDRSQRKIVDEVEPALSAIPGASVFALNPPPFNQEDSKTPVQLVVRGPTYDVLDKIMTQVRHDTVNHPALVNIESDLDLNKPELRVDIRRDKAADLGIPVETIGRTLEVFLGGRKASMFMREGKEYPVIIQMRPQHRGTKSDIDRLHVRGTQGDLIPLSNLVSLSETVAPKQLNHYQKLRAATISAGVGPGSTLSHSVESLEQIIRTHLPPGASISYAGETKEFKESSGNLHFTFVLALLVVYLILAAQFESFRHPITVLVSVPPALAGALLALLLFRGTLNIYSEIGLMILIGLVTKNAILIVEFANQLRQDGRPTQVAIVEAAALRLRPIIMTTMSTILAALPLALAAGAGAAGRWHIGLVVINGLVLSTLLTLFLVPMIYTMLTETWAARRAVTTGPGPGTVLPSPTHSEG, from the coding sequence ATGAAATTGTCCGTCCTCTCCATCGAGCGTCCGGTCCTCGCCACCGTTGCGACGCTCTTGCTGATGCTCTTCGGTCTGCTGTCGTACTCACGACTCCCGATCCGTGAGTATCCCGACTTCACCTTCCCCGTGGTTTCCGTGCTGACCGTGTACCAGAGCGCCGACGCCCAACTGGTCGAAACAGACATCACCTCGGTGCTCGAGGATGCGTTGAGCGGCGTCGAGGGACTGCGAACCTTGCGGTCGACCAGTCGAGAGGGCCTCTCCACCATCAGCCTCGAATTTGCCCTCACGCGCAACCTGGATGCCGCCGCCAACGATGTGCGCGACCGCGTGGCCAGAGTGCAATACCTCTTGCCTCAGGGCATCGAACCGCCGCTGGTCATGAAGGAGGACAGCGAATCGGACGGCATCATGTGGCTCGCGGTGATCAGCGACCGCCACAGCGAATTGGACATCACCGACTTCGCCCAACGTCAGCTGAAGGACCGGCTCGCGCCGCTGCCGGGCGTCTCCAGCGTGGTCCTCGACGGGGAACGCCGTTATGCGATGCGGATCTGGCTGGATCCGGATCGGCTCGCCTCCCGGCTCCTGACGGTACAGGACGTCGAGAACGCCCTCCACACACAAAATGTCTCCATGCCGACCGGTCGCATCGAAAGCACCCAACGGGAATTCAGCGTGCGGATGGGGGGCGGGTTGGAGCGCCCGGAGCAGTTCAATCAGTTGATTTTGGCCTATCGTGACGGCTACCCGGTCCGCCTGCAGGACGTGGGGCTCGCCGAAATCGCCGCAGAAGACGAGAGAAAACTGGTGCGCGTCAACGGCAAGCCGGCCATCGGGCTGGGCATCATGAAACAGTCGAAGGCAAATACACTGGAAACCGCTCGGGCCGTCAAACGCACCCTGCCCTCGTTGGAAGCGCTTCTTCCCGAAGGCATGCAACTCGTCACCGCGTTCGACAGCTCGATCTACATTGAGCGATCGCTGCGCGAAGTCTACCAATCCGTCGCGCTCTCCGTGATCCTCGTCGTCCTGGTCGTGTTCCTGTTCCTGCGGAGCGCCCGTGCCACGCTGATTCCCACCGTGGCGATTCCCGGCTCAATCCTAGGCACCTTCGTCCTGATGCAAGCTACCGGCAGTTCGATCAACACGATCACGTTGCTGGGCTTCGTGTTGGCCATCGGACTCGTCGTGGACGACGCGATCGTCGTGGTCGAAAATGTTTACAGGCGCATCGAACAGGGGTTGACGCCCAAGGAAGCCGCCGTCGAAGGGAGCCGGGAAATCGGGTTCGCCGTGATCTCGACCACATTGACGCTCGCGGCAGTCTTCTTTCCGATCATCTTTCTCCCCGGCATTGTCGGCCGGCTGTTTTCGGAGCTCGGCATCGCGGTCGCCGGGTCCGTGCTGCTGTCTGGCTTCATCGCCCTCACCCTCACGCCGGCTATGTGCGCCCGCCTGTTGAGTCGAACCGTCGTGGCCGGCTCGTCGGCAACAGGGTCGGCGTTGGATAGTGCCGCTTGGCTGCAATGGCTCACCGGGCGTTATCGCTCGGCCCTGGAGACGACCTTGACTCGGCCTTCGCTGGTACTGCTCGCGGCCCTTGTCTCCTTGGCTGTGAGCGGCCTGCTCCTCTGGGCCCTCCCGAGCGAACTCGCGCCGCTGGAAGACACGGGCTGGTTCGCCATCCACGTCAACACCCCGGAGGGGTCCACCCTCGACTACACGGACCGTTATACCAAGGACACCGAGACGACGGCCGCGCGCATTCCCGAGATGGATTCCTACTACACCGTCGTCGCGCGGGGCTGGCGCCCCACGCTGGTGACCCGCGCCGTCACCTGGGTCACGCTGAAGGACTGGTCCGATCGCGACCGGTCGCAGCGAAAGATCGTCGACGAGGTAGAACCGGCCCTGTCGGCCATCCCCGGCGCGAGCGTCTTCGCGCTCAACCCTCCGCCCTTCAATCAGGAGGACAGTAAGACGCCGGTCCAACTGGTGGTTCGCGGTCCGACCTATGACGTGCTGGACAAGATCATGACGCAGGTCCGCCATGACACGGTGAACCATCCGGCGTTGGTGAACATCGAGAGCGACCTCGACCTCAACAAGCCCGAGCTGCGAGTCGACATCCGCCGTGACAAAGCGGCAGACCTCGGCATTCCGGTGGAGACCATCGGACGGACCTTGGAGGTGTTCCTCGGTGGACGGAAAGCCTCCATGTTCATGCGTGAAGGGAAGGAATATCCCGTCATCATCCAGATGCGGCCCCAGCATCGCGGCACCAAATCGGACATCGACCGCCTGCACGTTCGCGGGACGCAGGGGGATTTGATCCCTCTCAGCAACCTCGTCTCATTGAGCGAAACCGTCGCCCCCAAACAGCTCAACCACTATCAAAAACTGCGCGCCGCCACGATCAGCGCCGGGGTTGGTCCCGGCTCCACCCTCAGCCATTCGGTGGAGTCATTGGAACAGATCATCCGCACCCATCTCCCCCCCGGTGCCAGCATCAGTTACGCAGGCGAAACCAAAGAGTTCAAGGAGTCGTCCGGCAACCTCCACTTCACTTTTGTGCTGGCCCTGCTGGTCGTCTATCTCATTCTGGCGGCGCAGTTCGAGAGCTTCCGCCATCCGATCACCGTCCTCGTGTCGGTGCCGCCGGCCCTGGCCGGTGCCTTGCTGGCCCTGCTGCTGTTCCGAGGGACGTTGAACATCTACAGCGAAATCGGCTTGATGATCCTGATCGGGCTGGTCACGAAAAACGCCATCCTCATTGTCGAGTTTGCCAATCAACTGCGGCAGGACGGCCGTCCGACCCAGGTGGCCATCGTCGAAGCCGCAGCCCTGCGACTTCGGCCCATCATCATGACGACGATGTCCACCATCCTGGCCGCTCTCCCCTTGGCCTTGGCCGCCGGTGCCGGCGCCGCAGGCCGGTGGCACATCGGCCTCGTCGTCATCAACGGTCTCGTGCTCTCGACGCTCCTCACCCTGTTTCTGGTACCCATGATCTATACGATGTTGACTGAGACCTGGGCGGCTCGACGTGCCGTAACGACCGGACCCGGTCCCGGCACAGTCCTGCCGAGCCCCACGCATTCCGAGGGGTAG
- a CDS encoding efflux RND transporter periplasmic adaptor subunit — protein sequence MTPRRTTYLLLFALTAIFVTYAVKWTGLTPVPASGVSGTPTTGTAVVLAPVTIDRIRHTIRAVGTLRANESILIRPEIAGRIRQVWFEEGQAVGKDQLLIDLDDSELQAELAQAAAQLKVSRLTYERLKQLDLDGKRYITKQQLDEAAGALQVSQANHALYVTRLAKTKIRAPFSGMTGIRRVSPGDFVGSGLDIVNLEDLAQLKIDFKVPETLLRHLAPGQPIELTTDAYPGETFHGAVYVIDPQVEMTTRSVQVRARIPNPQQRLRPGMFAQVLLTYGQEERALLIPEEAVVPKQEKTYVYLAREGTAQQREITLGTRTRGFVQVLNGLTEQDTVIRVGHHKLQEGDPIIALTEPSR from the coding sequence ATGACTCCTCGTCGCACCACCTACCTGTTGCTCTTCGCGTTGACGGCGATCTTCGTCACGTATGCCGTGAAATGGACCGGCTTGACGCCGGTCCCCGCCTCAGGCGTGTCCGGCACTCCCACCACGGGCACGGCCGTCGTGCTGGCGCCGGTGACGATCGATCGCATTCGGCACACCATCAGAGCGGTCGGCACCTTACGCGCCAACGAAAGTATCCTGATTCGTCCGGAGATCGCTGGACGCATCCGCCAGGTCTGGTTCGAAGAAGGCCAGGCCGTGGGAAAAGACCAGCTGCTGATCGATCTGGATGATTCGGAACTTCAGGCGGAACTCGCTCAGGCCGCGGCGCAACTCAAAGTCAGCCGGCTCACCTATGAACGGCTGAAACAACTCGACTTGGATGGGAAACGGTACATCACGAAACAGCAACTCGATGAAGCGGCCGGCGCACTCCAGGTGTCCCAGGCCAACCACGCCCTCTATGTCACCCGGTTGGCCAAAACGAAAATTCGCGCCCCGTTTTCCGGTATGACCGGAATCCGTCGGGTCTCCCCCGGCGACTTCGTCGGCTCGGGTCTCGACATCGTGAACCTGGAAGATCTCGCCCAGCTCAAGATCGACTTCAAGGTCCCGGAAACGCTGTTGCGCCATCTGGCGCCGGGGCAGCCCATCGAGTTGACGACGGATGCCTACCCTGGCGAAACCTTCCATGGCGCCGTGTACGTGATCGATCCCCAAGTCGAGATGACCACCCGATCCGTGCAGGTGCGCGCCCGCATCCCCAATCCGCAGCAGCGTCTCCGGCCCGGCATGTTTGCCCAGGTTCTCCTCACGTACGGCCAGGAGGAACGTGCGTTGTTGATCCCGGAAGAAGCCGTGGTGCCGAAACAGGAGAAGACCTACGTCTACCTGGCGCGGGAGGGCACCGCTCAACAACGGGAAATCACCCTGGGCACACGCACCAGAGGCTTCGTTCAGGTCCTCAACGGACTCACGGAACAGGATACGGTCATCCGCGTCGGGCATCACAAGCTGCAGGAGGGCGATCCCATCATCGCTTTGACGGAGCCCTCCCGCTGA
- a CDS encoding energy transducer TonB, protein MSLALPLDSSQRQRASLCWAFSMSIHGLFVGMAVLLLTEMPPPPPPVFKWDVAVVQTPPPAAEPAPPPSVESQPPPTPQPVTPPKPKQVPVAKVQPVVRQVQEVLQPQPIQQIQPVQQVQPVLESLPVQTAQTVQQVTTQQVETVAQTIQETVSPTSEVVQTVVDTTAVVSETAPVIQQYSTPQAVASSAPVTRQVEASTQVAAVVSDVPAVESAPAPVEAPPHIRQEIVQRPVQTVQQRVVKQREVHTRPGERPDYGWLSQALWSSVDQRKRYPAEAKRNHWEGRVILRLTIEQRGAAVHLLNLSLEESSGHSVLDRHTLDMVRNAFPLKVKHEMAQSKLELDLPFSYRME, encoded by the coding sequence ATGAGCCTGGCGCTACCATTAGATTCTTCACAGCGCCAACGGGCCTCGCTCTGTTGGGCCTTCTCCATGTCGATCCACGGCCTGTTCGTCGGCATGGCGGTCTTGTTGCTCACGGAAATGCCGCCGCCGCCCCCACCCGTCTTCAAGTGGGATGTCGCCGTGGTGCAAACGCCGCCGCCTGCGGCGGAACCAGCACCCCCGCCATCAGTCGAGTCGCAACCGCCGCCTACGCCTCAGCCGGTGACGCCGCCCAAGCCCAAGCAGGTGCCGGTCGCCAAGGTGCAGCCCGTCGTCCGGCAGGTACAGGAGGTGCTACAACCGCAACCGATTCAGCAGATCCAACCCGTTCAGCAGGTGCAACCGGTCCTAGAAAGCCTGCCGGTGCAAACCGCACAGACCGTGCAACAGGTCACGACTCAACAGGTCGAAACCGTCGCGCAGACAATTCAGGAAACGGTCAGTCCTACGTCTGAAGTCGTGCAGACGGTCGTGGACACCACCGCGGTCGTTTCGGAAACGGCTCCCGTCATACAACAGTATTCGACACCCCAAGCAGTCGCCTCATCCGCACCGGTGACCAGACAAGTCGAGGCCAGCACGCAGGTCGCGGCGGTGGTCAGCGACGTGCCGGCGGTGGAATCGGCCCCCGCCCCGGTCGAGGCTCCACCGCACATCCGACAGGAGATCGTGCAGCGCCCGGTTCAAACCGTGCAGCAGCGAGTCGTGAAACAGCGGGAGGTTCACACGCGCCCAGGGGAGCGCCCGGACTACGGCTGGCTTTCTCAAGCACTGTGGTCCTCGGTCGATCAACGCAAGCGTTACCCGGCCGAAGCCAAGCGAAACCATTGGGAGGGCCGTGTCATCCTTCGTCTCACGATCGAACAGCGCGGCGCGGCGGTCCATTTGCTCAATTTGTCGTTGGAAGAAAGTTCCGGCCATTCAGTGCTGGATCGCCACACGCTCGACATGGTGCGCAATGCCTTTCCCCTCAAGGTGAAACATGAAATGGCGCAGTCAAAACTTGAACTGGATCTACCCTTTTCGTACCGCATGGAATAA
- a CDS encoding ExbD/TolR family protein, whose amino-acid sequence MGRDIDQINVIPLVDVMLVLLVIVLTTATFITTGQVPVQLAKAKESGDRKDVPLVITLTAEGSLFMNDQPVPPDGLRIVLNSQSRESSVLVRADRVTVLDRFVSVVDEIRSLGFQQVNLEVVRS is encoded by the coding sequence ATGGGACGTGATATCGACCAGATCAACGTGATTCCTCTGGTCGACGTGATGTTGGTGTTGTTGGTGATTGTGCTGACCACAGCGACATTCATCACCACCGGCCAGGTACCTGTCCAGCTGGCGAAGGCCAAGGAATCAGGCGACCGCAAGGACGTCCCGCTGGTGATTACCCTCACAGCGGAGGGGTCGCTGTTCATGAACGACCAGCCGGTGCCACCGGACGGACTGCGGATCGTGCTCAATTCACAGTCGCGGGAATCGTCCGTGTTGGTACGCGCCGATCGAGTCACCGTCCTGGACAGATTTGTGTCCGTTGTCGATGAGATCCGCAGCTTAGGCTTTCAACAGGTCAATCTCGAGGTGGTTCGCTCATGA
- the exbB gene encoding TonB-system energizer ExbB: MDSLKHVVDYGIIGLLLALSLWAVAVAAERWIFYRRIDLRGYRSEEEFEVALTKRLVVIGTVAANAPYIGLLGTVLGIMLTFHTMGSSGTMAVQTIMVGLSLALKATAVGLLVAIPCVVLNNVLRRRVTELMTQFKVQHGT; this comes from the coding sequence GTGGACAGCCTTAAGCACGTTGTGGATTACGGGATTATCGGGCTCCTGCTGGCCCTGAGCCTCTGGGCGGTGGCGGTGGCCGCAGAGCGCTGGATCTTCTATCGGCGCATCGACCTCCGGGGATACCGCTCCGAGGAAGAATTCGAGGTGGCGCTCACCAAACGGTTGGTGGTGATCGGCACCGTGGCGGCGAACGCCCCGTACATCGGCCTGTTGGGAACGGTGCTCGGCATCATGCTGACATTCCACACAATGGGGTCGTCCGGCACTATGGCGGTTCAGACCATCATGGTGGGCCTGAGCCTTGCGCTCAAAGCCACCGCGGTCGGCCTGTTGGTGGCGATCCCCTGTGTCGTCCTGAACAATGTGCTGCGTCGCCGAGTCACGGAGTTGATGACCCAGTTTAAGGTCCAACATGGGACGTGA